One Pichia kudriavzevii chromosome 3, complete sequence genomic window carries:
- a CDS encoding uncharacterized protein (PKUD0C03645), with product MFKSLLNFFNPFHGVPGGTTKETAALSKSHEKNEKIIDQPPNKDKRLNDTAEPGKEDIITSIPERPTLSVCEIVNEDLVLTDDGHEIPNTESELTDKSEKIDKSNDSSEKRLKRGDNLDQKVKNGYPVDSEKVPDHETQQTSGKIPGKLSKEEADDSKSDSMDESDTGIKHIKIQDIATQNKIEENPNETKKQKGKQKKVGSDIARKRARHTKSVKDIAEEKYAKKDETGAAILPPAKKRKTMQSIRKLAKLRKNVDNPVKH from the coding sequence ATGTTTAAGAGTCTGttaaattttttcaatCCATTTCATGGAGTACCAGGAGGTActacaaaagaaactgCTGCTCTATCAAAAAGCCAtgaaaaaaacgaaaaaattATAGATCAACCTCCGAATAAGGATAAAAGATTAAATGATACCGCTGAACCAGGTAAAGAAGATATAATCACAAGCATTCCTGAACGTCCTACTCTTAGTGTTTGTGAGATAGTAAATGAGGACCTTGTCTTGACCGATGATGGTCatgaaattccaaataCTGAATCTGAACTCACTGATAAAtctgaaaaaattgataaaagtAATGATTCAAGTGAAAAGAGGCTCAAGAGAGGTGACAATCTAGACCAGAAGGTGAAGAATGGATATCCAGTAGACAGTGAAAAGGTACCTGACCATGAAACTCAACAGACGTCAGGAAAAATACCAGGAAAGTTATCAAAGGAAGAAGCCGATGATTCAAAGAGTGACTCGATGGACGAAAGCGATACAGGGATCAAACACATAAAAATCCAAGATATAGCTacacaaaacaaaattgagGAGAATCCAAATGAGACCAAGAAGCAAAAAggcaaacaaaaaaaagttggCTCAGATATCGCAAGAAAAAGAGCCAGGCACACAAAATCTGTGAAAGACAttgcagaagaaaaatatgCAAAAAAGGATGAAACAGGGGCAGCTATTTTGCCTCCAGCCAAGAAAAGGAAGACTATGCAAAGTATTAGAAAGTTGGCTAAGTTAAGGAAAAATGTGGACAACCCTGTTAAACACTAA
- a CDS encoding uncharacterized protein (PKUD0C03600; similar to Saccharomyces cerevisiae YDR172W (SUP35); ancestral locus Anc_8.370), whose protein sequence is MSEQKDQTPQNGQFDQNNLAQGMQNMNLNAGTPAFNPNAIPTFVPGVGFQAPAFDANQQLPQQQQYQNYNNYNNNNGYTKNYNNRGGYNNYNNYNNYNNRNNYNSRNNYNSNGYNNYNNNNNNNNYNNNYNNNYNSGYQPQEQQEQSGSQQMSFEDYQKQQQEKLNAAPKKKVLKLNLKSSTVKIPSKPNSEEPKTEKVKEDTIEKEKVQEDLQAKKTEETKKNKESKAEEPKKVEPTKKAETMKKSDSVAKASAKEVEDQIDPAIVNDMFGGKEHMSIIFMGHVDAGKSTMGGNLLYLTGAVDKRTVEKYEREAKDAGRQGWYLSWIMDTNKEERNDGKTIEVGKSYFETDKRRYTILDAPGHKLYVSEMIGGASQADVGVLVISARKGEYEAGFERGGQSREHAILAKTQGVNKIVVVINKMDDPTVGWSEERYNECISKLSLFLRGVGYAKEDITFMPVSGFTGEGLKERIPKEHAPWYNGPSLLEFLDNMPLAQRKINDPFMLPVSGKMKDLGTVIEGKIESGHIKKGQSLLLMPNRTNVEVLTIYNETEAEADSAFCGEQVRLRLKNVEEEDVSVGYVLTSTLHPVHTVTKFEAQVAIVELKSILSSGFSCVMHVHTAIEEVTFTQLLHKLEKGTNRKSKKAPAFAKQGMKIIAILETTEPVCLETYDDYQQLGRFTLRDQGQTIAIGKVTKLLE, encoded by the coding sequence ATGTCTGAGCAGAAAGATCAAACCCCTCAGAATGGTCAGTTTGACCAGAACAACCTAGCTCAAGGCATGCAAAATATGAACTTGAATGCTGGTACACCAGCTTTTAACCCAAATGCAATTCCAACATTTGTTCCAGGTGTAGGTTTCCAGGCCCCAGCATTTGATGCTAACCAGCAACTgccacaacaacaacagtatcaaaactacaacaactacaataacaataacgGTTATACCAAAAATTATAACAACAGAGGTGGCTATAACAATTATAACAATTATAACAATTATAACAATAGAAACAACTATAATAGTAGAAATAACTATAATAGTAACGGTTACAATAAttataacaacaacaacaacaacaacaactataACAACAACTATAACAACAACTATAACAGCGGTTACCAACCACAAGAGCAACAAGAGCAATCTGGTTCCCAACAGATGAGTTTCGAAGATTAtcagaaacaacaacaagaaaaactcaaTGCTGctccaaagaagaaagttCTAAAATTAAACTTGAAATCCAGTACTGTTAAAATTCCTTCAAAACCTAACTCAGAAGAACCAAAGACCGAAAAAGTGAAGGAAGACACGatcgaaaaggaaaaggtaCAAGAGGATCTTCAAGCAAAAAAGACAGAAGAAActaagaaaaacaaagaatcCAAGGCTGAAGAACCAAAGAAGGTTGAGCCAACTAAAAAAGCTGAGACTATGAAGAAGTCTGATTCCGTTGCAAAAGCTTCGGCTAAGGAAGTGGAAGACCAGATCGACCCAGCCATCGTTAATGATATGTTTGGTGGTAAGGAGCACATGTCCATTATTTTCATGGGTCATGTCGATGCAGGTAAGTCTACTATGGGTGGTAATTTGCTATATTTGACTGGTGCCGTTGATAAGCGTACTGTAGAAAAGTACGAACGCGAGGCCAAAGATGCCGGTAGACAAGGTTGGTACTTGTCTTGGATTATGGACACCAACAaggaagaaagaaatgatgGTAAGACCATTGAAGTTGGTAAGTCTTACTTTGAAACCGATAAGAGACGTTATACTATTTTAGATGCCCCAGGTCACAAACTTTATGTTTCTGAAATGATTGGTGGTGCATCTCAAGCTGATGTCGGTGTTTTGGTCATTTCCGCAAGAAAGGGAGAGTATGAAGCAGGTTTTGAAAGAGGTGGTCAATCTAGAGAGCACGCTATCTTAGCTAAGACCCAAGGTGTCAACaaaattgttgttgttatcaATAAGATGGATGATCCTACCGTTGGTTGGTCTGAAGAAAGATACAATGAATGTATTAGTAAGTTATCTCTCTTTTTGAGAGGTGTCGGTTATGCAAAAGAAGACATTACATTCATGCCTGTTTCCGGGTTTACTGGTGAGGGTTTGAAGGAAAGAATTCCAAAGGAGCATGCACCTTGGTATAATGGACCATCTCTGCTAGAGTTCTTAGATAACATGCCTTTAGCGCAAAGAAAGATTAACGATCCATTTATGCTTCCAGTTTCCGGTAAGATGAAAGATTTAGGTACTGTTATCGAGGGTAAAATTGAGTCGGGACACATCAAGAAGGGCCAAAGTCTATTATTAATGCCAAATAGAACCAACGTTGAAGTCCTAACCATTTATAACGAAACTGAGGCAGAAGCTGATTCCGCCTTTTGTGGTGAACAAGTAAGACTCAGATTGAAGAacgttgaagaagaagatgtttcTGTTGGTTACGTGTTAACCTCAACACTTCATCCAGTCCATACCGTGACTAAGTTTGAAGCCCAAGTTGCCATCGTTGAGTTAAAGTCTATTTTATCGTCAGGTTTCTCTTGTGTCATGCACGTTCATACTGCTATTGAAGAAGTCACTTTCACCCAGTTGTTGCataaattagaaaaagGCACTAATAGAAAGTCTAAGAAGGCACCTGCATTTGCAAAGCAAGGTATGAAAATTATTGCCATTCTTGAAACAACTGAGCCTGTCTGCCTTGAAACTTATGATGACTACCAACAATTAGGTAGGTTCACCTTGAGAGATCAAGGTCAAACCATTGCTATTGGTAAAGTTACCAAACTTTTAGAATAA
- a CDS encoding uncharacterized protein (PKUD0C03620) produces MIEHQNHASTLSSLRNNFKYSFVVQWIYLLKHVIKLADAFDVENFEEELLGIAPPTFLNSLKSKLILFLKNQKIVSIDMEFDFFVDQIYKDYNLLELNGLEPENAGGHDDNGNENKDGANYLNDNDGDDDDDDDDDDDSPVITYSKLPLSEKIDVLYNLIKLANTKSYSNFRKTVDKFEKPQFDLKITPIYETVKGNTKEEYIILQDARVYRRKWEFSKLEIPVEKSEYNEKVKNPYTDLAKLSPKLVEWTCLTTGIYQYDNYIKDLRKSFGKKTSSDEYALSQALEANIDFIIQHDLKKRKQSAQRKREIEMQMLMANRKRSSRLEEKERRKKEEEAVRMKELEVLKQQAAEMRAAKRQKLKESMYSTNNDGEINTALSREERLRKRHETTPLDNSEQDGAENHRDNGEINTESNADSSLVEIQDPNVQESPQQNESIKDTSSSETPALADNPTQITQLIPQSTNSIGSIQNDKVLGGADTETKRTNNDYTLSPRST; encoded by the coding sequence ATGATTGAACATCAAAACCATGCAAGCACACTTTCATCATTAagaaacaatttcaagtaTTCATTTGTAGTACAATGGATTTACCTTTTGAAACATGTTATCAAGTTAGCTGACGCGTTTGATGTTGAgaactttgaagaagaattattAGGCATTGCACCTCCTACCTTTCTCAACAGTTTAAAATCAAAGTTAATtttattcttgaaaaacCAGAAGATTGTAAGTATCGATATGGAATTcgatttttttgttgatcaaatctACAAGGATTATAATTTACTGGAACTAAACGGTCTAGAGCCTGAGAATGCGGGGGGACACGATGATAACGGTAATGAGAACAAAGATGGTGCCAACTATCttaatgataatgatggtgatgatgatgatgatgatgatgatgatgatgactcTCCCGTTATAACATACTCTAAATTGCCACTATCGGAAAAGATAGATGTTCTATATAATCTCATAAAACTGGCAAATACCAAATCTTATTCGAATTTCCGTAAGACTGttgacaaatttgaaaaacctCAATTTGATTTAAAGATTACTCCGATTTATGAAACTGTCAAAGGTAACacaaaggaagaatatATCATCTTACAAGATGCTAGAGTTTATCGCAGAAAATgggaattttcaaaacttgaGATTCCAGTAGAAAAATCGGAATATAATGAGAAAGTTAAAAATCCATATACAGATTTGGCCAAACTAAGTCCTAAGTTGGTGGAATGGACTTGTCTCACAACCGGCATTTATCAATATGATAACTATATAAAAGATTTGAGAAAGTCATTTGGCAAGAAAACATCTTCGGATGAGTATGCTTTGAGTCAAGCTCTAGAAGcaaatattgattttatcattCAACATGATTTaaagaagaggaaacaaAGTGCACAAAGAAAGcgtgaaattgaaatgcAAATGTTGATGGCCAACAGAAAAAGATCTTCTAGactagaagaaaaagaaagacgtaaaaaagaagaagaagccGTTagaatgaaagaattgGAGGTTTTGAAGCAACAAGCTGCTGAAATGAGAGCTGCTAAAAGACAAAAGTTAAAAGAGTCCATGTATAGCACAAATAATGATGGCGAAATAAACACCGCTCTAAGCAGAGAGGAAAGGTTGAGAAAAAGGCACGAAACTACACCTTTAGATAATAGCGAACAAGATGGTGCTGAAAATCATAGGGATAATGGAGAAATTAATACGGAAAGTAATGCAGATAGTTCTTTGGTTGAGATCCAGGATCCCAATGTACAAGAGTCTCCCCAACAGAATGAAAGCATAAAAGatacttcttcttcagaaaCTCCTGCTTTAGCGGATAACCCCACTCAAATCACTCAATTAATTCCCCAGTCTACCAATTCAATAGGTAGTATTCAAAATGATAAAGTCTTAGGTGGTGCTGACACAGAAACAAAGCGAACTAATAATGATTACACCCTATCTCCAAGGTCCACATGA
- a CDS encoding uncharacterized protein (PKUD0C03650; similar to Saccharomyces cerevisiae YOR095C (RKI1); ancestral locus Anc_2.189), with the protein MSDLVEKSKKLCAYTAVDKNLKPSHKVIGIGSGSTVVYVAERIGQLENKNHYVCIPTGFQSKQLIIENGLRLGGLEEYPTIDIAFDGADEIDTGLNCIKGGGACQLQEKLVADSATEFIIVADDRKNTGALGKGWKKGIPIEVIPNAYAKISKELRELGGNPVVRSGAPSKAGPAITDNGNFVIDCDFGEIEVSKVEALNSKIKAMIGVVETGLFVNMAKKAYIGNADGSVTTLSV; encoded by the coding sequence ATGTCTGACTTGGTCGAAAAATCTAAGAAACTTTGCGCTTATACTGCGGTTGACAAGAATTTAAAGCCAAGCCATAAAGTTATTGGTATCGGTTCTGGCTCTACAGTAGTTTATGTTGCTGAGCGTATCGGTCAGctagaaaacaaaaaccaCTATGTTTGCATTCCCACTGGTTTCCAATCTAAACAGCtaatcattgaaaatggtttGAGGTTGGGTGGTTTGGAAGAATATCCAACTATCGATATTGCATTTGATGGCGCTGATGAGATCGATACCGGCTTGAACTGTATCAAAGGTGGTGGTGCTTGTCAATTACAGGAAAAGTTGGTTGCTGACTCAGCAACTGAGTTTATTATTGTTGCAGATGATCGTAAAAATACCGGTGCGTTGGGTAAAGGTTGGAAGAAAGGGATTCCAATTGAAGTCATCCCAAATGCATATGCTAAGATCAGTAAAGAGCTAAGAGAACTAGGTGGCAATCCAGTAGTAAGGTCTGGTGCTCCGTCAAAAGCAGGTCCTGCAATCACTGATAATGGCAACTTTGTCATCGATTGtgattttggagaaatcGAAGTCTCTAAAGTAGAAGCGCTCAACAGTAAAATCAAAGCTATGATTGGTGTTGTGGAAACAGGTTTATTTGTTAATATGGCCAAGAAGGCTTATATTGGTAATGCAGACGGTAGTGTTACTACATTATCTGTTTAA
- a CDS encoding uncharacterized protein (PKUD0C03640), producing the protein MMPMTLPQGMTMFPVFIVLASIAFALYKIIEKAANNGKVTNQSFSKTYIPVSVKDANNKHRTVGHWKAEIFEYPAVEEFKNWSIKDTPPLPYRAFKHTYFFTMGIRSMEWNSWIEMDNEWMKFHNRKLERLEKRRSELVGTQDDVWDAAIELLMEFREYLPKRYPTLFTKTEKGLNNLVTGEVFEFNNIPKSEFKKDPMEMAALMTQDDLAILKENEDGQYILKGGAIMLAGFWRLKDKINLPLSAIHTTGDVPKYNEKLKTPMEKFFTRLTCDKPVVRNNYFIQTDDDLAWSSSIGSEDIPDVGWNTAEPANDVNMIYYRSERQSVRRLPLTGCIVFTIRTYFLPITKMCLEPHVPKRLLDGILSWDDDVRRYRGYEKFKDVLIPYLEEQTKLQEERGITVVNEPNSYPF; encoded by the coding sequence ATGATGCCTATGACTTTACCCCAAGGAATGACAATGTTCCCTGTTTTCATTGTACTTGCAAGCATTGCTTTCGCATTATACaaaataattgaaaaagctGCCAATAATGGCAAAGTAACCAATCAATCGTTTAGCAAGACGTATATCCCTGTGTCTGTTAAAGATgcaaacaacaaacataGGACAGTTGGGCATTGGAAAGcagaaatttttgaatatccaGCTGTTGAggaattcaaaaattggtCAATTAAAGATACCCCACCATTACCGTATCGTGCTTTCAAGCATACTTACTTTTTTACTATGGGTATCAGATCAATGGAGTGGAATTCCTGGATTGAGATGGATAATGAATGGATGAAATTCCACAACCGGAAACTTGAAAGATTGGAAAAAAGGAGATCCGAATTAGTAGGCACCCAAGACGATGTTTGGGATGCAGCTATTGAACTGCTAATGGAGTTTAGAGAATACCTCCCTAAAAGATATCCCACGTTGTTTacaaaaactgaaaaagGTTTGAATAATTTGGTTACTGGTGAGgtctttgaattcaataATATACCAAAAAGTGAGTTTAAAAAAGACCCAATGGAAATGGCAGCACTTATGACACAAGATGATTTGgcaattttgaaagaaaacgAAGATGGTCAGTATATTTTAAAGGGTGGCGCAATTATGCTTGCAGGTTTCTGGAGATTAAAGGACAAGATAAATTTGCCATTAAGTGCAATTCATACAACGGGGGATGTCCCTAAATATAATGAAAAGTTAAAAACACCAATGGAAAAGTTTTTCACAAGATTGACGTGTGATAAACCGGTTGTAAGAAACAACTATTTTATTCAAACAGATGATGATCTAGCTTGGTCTTCTTCAATAGGCTCGGAGGATATTCCAGATGTTGGATGGAACACTGCTGAACCTGCGAACGATGTCAATATGATTTATTATCGTTCAGAGAGACAATCCGTAAGAAGATTACCACTTACAGGCTGTATTGTTTTCACCATCAGAACTTATTTTTTGCCAATTACAAAAATGTGTTTAGAGCCCCATGTTCCAAAACGCTTATTAGACGGTATTTTAAGTTgggatgatgatgttagACGTTACAGGGGCTAcgaaaaattcaaagatgtATTAATTCCTTatcttgaagaacaaacaaaacTTCAGGAAGAAAGGGGAATAACTGTCGTTAATGAGCCTAACTCGTACCCATTCTGA
- a CDS encoding uncharacterized protein (PKUD0C03630; similar to Saccharomyces cerevisiae YDL020C (RPN4); ancestral locus Anc_3.173): protein MATTLSRTNTEVMDDYLPLTTQITNQSDISQVQAQSIQPNQSSQQHSSQNDFYQYISLPNMSQDSLQKFSENEEPINPISEAAAPALTRNTNNNNMSNGNDVHDITNRSNFGNIYNPYASMDSYTVPLTADPLNPEIMNLTTDESNYNNEDIQIVNPRQTTTNPTPSNFNNSINQNINQSEKIEYDDDILMVPQDNYFVYDQQDTQNIPELMELELQNKQFPQSNELNIFKANDVFYEFSDEEDEDDEVDLQNKLDDDEMEMKMDENDDDEELDELDKFQKSPFSEDRDNSLENHATNYIKYNGNWNASSNNYGYDNLNSIYSLTVPNQLNSISANQNGISVSGISSPLTSFEDVDLYATDDTKDSSTNNVSNSFNVTDDELHQIHNHNTFNMRHFDDYEEEEEANEREIHDHDDDEEDEEGEFYDDEYAIDIDMDSDLHTPVFKDRKESVTAESRPFLRKERRSSSLRTSSRPKRLSRKSAFASLMPHQAPSLRKPRVSSHSHSENCRVEYDENKNEEHICTIPNPKTGKPCLKKFSRPYDLVRHQNTIHASKRSFYRCMFCEDDLRRKHGLDSINEVVIACKYRDTQFSIDNSQSHTASSHNVKKVKTGTVNNSGYLSNKTFSRCDALTRHLRFRHGLNNNQLVDAMDFAKKNVEYYDN, encoded by the coding sequence ATGGCAACCACATTATCCCGCACCAACACTGAAGTCATGGACGATTATTTACCTTTGACTACCCAAATTACAAACCAATCTGATATATCACAAGTACAAGCACAATCTATTCAACCTAATCAATCTTCTCAACAACATTCTTCTCAGAATGACTTTTACCAATATATCTCGTTGCCAAATATGTCTCAAGACTCTCTACAAAAATTCTCCGAAAATGAGGAACCGATAAATCCTATTTCCGAAGCAGCCGCTCCTGCGCTGACCAGAAAtactaataataataatatgaGCAATGGCAATGATGTGCATGATATTACTAATAGGTCTAATTTTGGTAACATATACAACCCTTACGCTAGTATGGACTCATATACTGTCCCCCTCACTGCAGATCCCCTGAACCCAGAGATCATGAATCTTACTACTGATGAAAGCAACTATAATAACGAAGATATCCAAATTGTTAACCCAAGACAGACTACTACTAATCCTACTCCAAgtaatttcaacaattccatAAATCAGAATATAAATCAATCAGAGAAAATAGAGtatgatgatgacattTTGATGGTTCCGCAAGATAACTACTTTGTTTATGACCAGCAAGATACACAGAATATACCTGAGTTGATGGAACTTGAATTACAAAATAAACAGTTTCCTCAATCTAATGAACTAAATATCTTCAAAGCAAATGATGTATTTTATGAATtttctgatgaagaagatgaagatgatgaggTCGATCTACAAAATAAGTtagacgatgatgaaatggagatgaagatggatgagaatgatgatgatgaggagcTAGACGAATTGgataaatttcaaaagtcACCTTTCAGTGAAGATCGTGATAATTCACTTGAAAATCATGCAACTAATTACATCAAGTATAATGGTAATTGGAACGCTAGTAGTAATAATTACGGTTATGACAATTTGAATTCCATTTATTCGTTAACAGTTCCgaatcaattgaattcaataAGTGCAAACCAAAATGGTATATCTGTCAGTGGTATTTCGTCACCTTTGACTAGCTTTGAAGATGTGGATCTTTATGCAACTGATGATACTAAAGATAGTAGCACCAATAATGTGTCAAACAGCTTTAATGTGactgatgatgaattacATCAAATTCACAATCACAATACATTCAACATGCGACattttgatgattatgaagaagaagaagaagcaaatgAGAGAGAGATCCATGACCACgatgatgacgaagaagatgaagaaggagaattttatgatgatgagtaTGCGATTGACATCGACATGGATTCTGATTTGCACACCCCTGTATTTAAAGATAGAAAAGAGTCTGTTACTGCCGAATCAAGACCATTCCTAAGAAAGGAGCGCCGTTCATCATCTTTAAGAACTTCTTCGAGACCTAAAAGACTGAGCAGAAAGTCTGCTTTTGCCTCCTTAATGCCTCATCAAGCACCTTCACTAAGGAAACCGAGGGTATCTTCTCATTCACATTCTGAAAACTGCAGAGTAGAATATGACGAAAATAAAAACGAAGAGCATATCTGCACAATACCTAACCCTAAGACGGGCAAACCGTGCCTCAAGAAGTTTTCAAGACCATATGACCTAGTGAGACATCAAAATACAATCCACGCATCTAAGAGGTCATTTTACAGATGCATGTTTTGTGAAGACGATTTAAGAAGAAAGCATGGTTTGGACTCTATCAACGAAGTTGTCATCGCTTGTAAATACAGGGACACGCAATTTTCCATTGACAATTCCCAATCCCATACTGCTAGTTCCCATAATGTTAAAAAGGTAAAAACAGGCACAGTTAACAACTCTGGGTATTTAAGCAATAAGACTTTTAGTCGTTGTGATGCTTTAACAAGACATTTACGTTTTAGACATGGTTTAAATAATAATCAGCTAGTAGATGCTATGGACTTTGCAAAGAAGAATGTTGAGTATTATGATAACTAG
- a CDS encoding uncharacterized protein (PKUD0C03610; similar to Saccharomyces cerevisiae YDR458C (HEH2) and YML034W (SRC1); ancestral locus Anc_5.577), which produces MDAQIYLADDFDISKLTVPNLRSVLVEHEVPFPSNANKQELINIFNKHIKPRALQILKKYQTEPSSEEICEAVHEDKHGADSSKSEKSIPSKRHSEATSKKAKKKIRKTNTELLDSSSSFLGIEKFEPNENDDIFNNSIDTSTILRKTRFADKKPASTKDILSHFDKSIPSSKSFNDSVSSDSKTRSHSPVERKDELNIIEKVKESRREAENNIHNSQGNEFLLIEDVETEFGDDLVEEGELREEVPLTINFPGESEVNPHKILEGPIKSIKEVVSVNNNESLEKVKEEVLTEGNKLVSTIQVEPLGSPETNNSSSDKNLTTIDINEEASNKKNADSNQTTQSEWKDKHVVNEHGRGEEVEKLETIQTVGNINNGYRTNRIPILLLILFYGITVVNLLIPTLLLLCFREIKLNTGYCGFDKPSKTLDLWGKLPDAYTSKLLNLKPYFVQVETLISDSVHFQCSECPPNSKCQFNTLQCDYGYVKTYPLKSVFGLIPLQETCEFDFLHEQKMHYLSEYTIKYLRRHHDQPLTLEELHDYIKSTKSSYISSSDFEEYWDKFVKYELLHDEQVTIDAQTNVVTLTHKVPSEFYTRTYGVDRKKRSKNLFKKHTPTVDFRDYYTKN; this is translated from the coding sequence ATGGATGCACAAATATATTTAGCCGACGATTTTGACATCTCAAAACTTACGGTGCCCAACCTAAGATCAGTGTTGGTTGAGCATGAAGTACCATTCCCttcaaatgcaaacaaacaagagctgatcaacatcttcaacaaacatATTAAACCAAGAGCTTTGCAAATACTAAAAAAGTATCAAACGGAACCATCATCTGAAGAAATCTGTGAAGCTGTACACGAGGATAAGCATGGTGCAGATTcctcaaaatcagaaaaaagCATACCATCAAAGCGCCATTCTGAAGCGACGTCGAAGAAGgctaaaaagaaaataagaaagACTAATACTGAATTGCTAGATTCCAGCTCTTCATTTTTAGGGATCGAAAAATTTGAACctaatgaaaatgacgatatcttcaataattccATCGACACATCTACAATTCTAAGGAAAACCAGATTTGCAGATAAGAAACCTGCCTCGACCAAGGACATCCTTTCTCactttgataaatctaTCCCCTCTAGTAAAAGTTTCAACGATAGCGTGTCTTCTGACTCCAAAACGAGATCTCATTCACCCGTAGAACGAAAAGATGAGTTAAATATAATAGAAAAAGTGAAAGAGTCAAGGAGAGAGGCGGAAAATAACATCCACAATTCACAAGGAAATGAATTCCTACTTATTGAAGACGTTGAGACTGAATTTGGTGATGATCTGGTAGAAGAAGGCGAATTAAGAGAAGAAGTTCCTTTAACTATCAACTTCCCAGGTGAAAGTGAGGTCAATCCCCACAAGATTCTTGAAGGTCCAATTAAGAGCATAAAAGAAGTCGTTTCTGTCAATAATAACGAAAGCTTGGAGAaagttaaagaagaagtgTTAACCGAAGGTAATAAGTTGGTGTCCACCATTCAAGTTGAACCTCTGGGCTCACCTGAAACGAATAATTCGAGTTCTGATAAAAACTTGACCACAATTGATATAAATGAAGAAGCGAGTAATAAAAAGAATGCTGACTCAAACCAGACCACTCAAAGTGAATGGAAGGATAAGCACGTTGTGAATGAACATGGAAGAGGTGAGGAAGTAGAGAAACTTGAAACTATCCAGACAGTTGGTAATATCAATAATGGTTATAGAACGAACAGAATTCCcattttgttgttgatactTTTTTATGGGATTACGGTTGTTAATTTGCTGATTCCTACTTTACTTTTATTGTGCTTTAGAGAAATTAAGTTGAATACTGGCTACTGCGGGTTTGACAAACCTTCTAAAACTTTAGACTTATGGGGTAAACTCCCTGATGCATACACATCTAAGTTGCTAAACCTGAAACCTTACTTTGTGCAGGTTGAAACATTGATAAGTGATTCAGTTCATTTTCAGTGCAGTGAGTGTCCCCCTAATTCAAAATGCCAATTTAATACTTTACAATGCGACTATGGCTATGTGAAGACTTATCCACTAAAATCTGTATTTGGCCTGATCCCATTACAAGAAACCTgtgaatttgattttttgcACGAGCAAAAGATGCACTATCTATCAGAATATACTATAAAGTATTTACGTCGCCACCACGACCAACCCCTTACGTTGGAGGAATTGCATGATTATATCAAGTCTACAAAATCGTCTTatatttcatcttcagattTTGAGGAATATTGGGACAAGTTTGTCAAATATGAACTTTTACATGATGAACAAGTCACTATTGATGCTCAAACTAATGTGGTGACGTTAACACATAAAGTGCCATCCGAGTTTTACACTAGAACGTATGGGGTTGACCGCAAAAAGAGATCCAAAAATCTATTTAAAAAACACACACCAACAGTGGATTTTAGAGACTACTATACAAAAAACTAA